The following proteins are co-located in the Streptococcus downei MFe28 genome:
- the rnpM gene encoding RNase P modulator RnpM — protein MAKTRKIPLRKSVVSGQVIDKRDLLRIVKNKEGQIFIDPTGKKNGRGAYIKLDNEEAQLAKKRRVFNHSFSMEVPESFYDELIAYVDHKVKRRELGLD, from the coding sequence ATGGCTAAAACCAGAAAAATACCTTTGAGAAAATCAGTTGTTTCCGGTCAAGTGATTGACAAGCGAGACCTGCTTAGGATTGTTAAAAATAAGGAAGGTCAAATCTTTATTGATCCAACAGGCAAGAAAAATGGTCGAGGAGCCTATATCAAGCTAGATAATGAAGAAGCTCAGTTGGCCAAGAAGAGACGGGTTTTCAATCATAGCTTTTCCATGGAAGTTCCTGAAAGCTTCTACGATGAATTGATTGCCTATGTTGATCACAAGGTTAAAAGAAGAGAGTTGGGCCTTGACTAA